The Oscillospiraceae bacterium genome contains a region encoding:
- the yfkJ gene encoding low molecular weight protein-tyrosine-phosphatase YfkJ, translating into MVRILFVCLGNICRSPMAEFVFRDMAEKRGLGGQTAAASAATSSYEAGNPVYPPAAALLRRQGLDPAGKRSVPLTQADGAAYDHIIGMDAANLRDIRRILGPGAGARVSRLLDWTARPGDVADPWYTGDFETTWNDVSAGCEALLNALFPEA; encoded by the coding sequence ATGGTGAGGATCTTATTTGTTTGCCTGGGAAATATCTGCCGCAGCCCCATGGCGGAGTTCGTTTTTCGGGACATGGCCGAAAAGCGGGGCCTGGGCGGCCAAACAGCGGCGGCCAGCGCCGCCACCAGCAGCTACGAGGCGGGCAACCCGGTCTACCCGCCCGCGGCGGCGCTGCTGCGCAGGCAGGGGCTCGACCCGGCGGGCAAGCGCAGCGTGCCGCTGACCCAGGCGGACGGCGCGGCGTACGACCACATCATCGGCATGGATGCGGCGAACCTGCGGGACATCCGGCGCATCCTGGGCCCCGGGGCAGGGGCGAGGGTGAGCCGCCTTTTGGACTGGACGGCGCGCCCGGGCGACGTGGCGGACCCCTGGTACACCGGCGATTTTGAAACCACCTGGAACGATGTGAGCGCGGGCTGCGAGGCGCTTTTGAACGCCCTGTTCCCGGAAGCTTAA
- a CDS encoding transcriptional regulator produces the protein MANRVFQGVIYQMKDAIGRGVGVVDETGTVISCSDLNMIGEVRDGFVAERLTGDSFVKDGCSYHQFSSNKHNDYAVYVEGADEAAAQFASLLAISLQSIKQYHDEKFDKANFIKNVVLDNILPGDIYAKARELHFATDVSRVVVLIRVTSGADISAYDVVSGLFPDKQKDFVFNISETDTVLVKEIKRGIDQRDIEKLASSIVDTLSGEHYIKAVVGIGTPIGNVKDLATSFKEAQIAMEVGKVFDTEQAIISYDNLGIARLIYQLPTTLCEMFLKEVFKQGSIESLDAETLFTIQRFFENNLNVSETSRGLFVHRNTLVYRLEKIKKLTGLDLREFDDAIVFKVALMVKKYLNANPAKY, from the coding sequence ATGGCGAACAGAGTGTTTCAGGGTGTCATTTACCAGATGAAGGACGCCATCGGGCGCGGCGTGGGCGTGGTGGATGAGACCGGCACCGTCATCTCCTGCTCGGACCTGAATATGATCGGGGAAGTGCGGGACGGCTTTGTGGCCGAGCGGTTAACGGGTGACAGCTTTGTGAAGGACGGCTGCAGCTACCACCAGTTCAGCTCCAACAAGCACAACGATTACGCGGTGTATGTGGAGGGCGCGGACGAAGCCGCCGCCCAGTTTGCCAGCCTGCTGGCCATCAGCCTGCAGAGCATCAAGCAGTACCACGACGAGAAGTTCGACAAGGCGAATTTCATTAAAAACGTGGTGCTGGACAACATCCTGCCCGGCGATATCTACGCCAAGGCGCGGGAGCTGCACTTTGCCACCGACGTATCCCGGGTGGTGGTGCTGATCCGGGTGACCTCCGGGGCGGATATTTCGGCTTACGACGTGGTGAGCGGCCTGTTCCCGGATAAGCAGAAGGATTTTGTATTCAATATCAGCGAGACCGACACCGTGCTGGTAAAGGAGATCAAGCGGGGAATTGACCAGCGTGACATTGAAAAGCTGGCCTCCAGCATTGTGGACACCCTTTCCGGCGAGCATTATATCAAGGCTGTGGTGGGCATCGGTACCCCCATCGGCAATGTGAAGGATCTGGCCACCAGCTTTAAAGAGGCCCAGATCGCCATGGAAGTGGGCAAGGTGTTCGATACCGAGCAGGCCATCATCAGCTACGACAACCTGGGCATCGCCCGGCTGATTTACCAGCTGCCCACCACCCTGTGTGAGATGTTCCTGAAAGAGGTGTTCAAGCAGGGCAGCATCGAGAGCCTGGACGCGGAAACGCTGTTCACCATCCAGCGCTTCTTTGAGAACAACCTGAACGTGAGCGAAACCAGCCGCGGGCTGTTCGTGCACCGCAATACCCTGGTGTACCGGCTGGAAAAGATCAAAAAGCTCACCGGGCTGGATCTGCGCGAGTTCGATGACGCCATTGTGTTCAAGGTGGCCCTGATGGTGAAGAAGTACCTGAATGCCAACCCTGCCAAATATTGA
- the rsmA gene encoding ribosomal RNA small subunit methyltransferase A, translating to MPTLTDIAVIRELCARHGFTLSKGFGQNFIVNPGICPKIAEAAGIGPGWGVLEIGPGIGVLTKELALRADKVVAVEVDARLPAVLKETLAGFSNVEIVLQDVLKADLRALIAEKFSGLRVAVCANLPYYITSPILMRLLEEKLPVEQITVMVQKEAAQRITAAPGTRGAGAISYAVAYYAAPRLLFTVQPGSFYPPPKVTSAVIQLAVRPAAAVDTPDEAEYFRLVRAAFGQRRKTAANSISAGLGLAKERVSAALAAAGLPPAARPEQLTLQDFCALQRALRGEMV from the coding sequence ATGCCAACCCTCACGGACATCGCGGTGATCCGGGAGCTGTGCGCCCGGCATGGCTTTACCCTCTCGAAGGGGTTTGGGCAGAATTTTATCGTAAACCCGGGCATCTGCCCCAAAATAGCCGAGGCTGCGGGCATTGGCCCGGGGTGGGGCGTGCTGGAGATCGGGCCCGGCATCGGCGTGCTCACCAAAGAACTGGCCCTGCGGGCCGACAAGGTGGTGGCTGTGGAGGTGGACGCCCGCCTGCCCGCCGTTTTAAAGGAAACACTGGCCGGGTTTTCCAATGTGGAGATCGTGCTGCAGGATGTGCTGAAAGCTGACCTGCGGGCGCTGATCGCCGAGAAGTTCAGCGGGCTGCGGGTGGCGGTGTGCGCAAACCTGCCCTACTACATTACCAGCCCCATCCTGATGCGCCTGTTGGAGGAAAAGCTGCCGGTGGAGCAGATCACCGTGATGGTGCAGAAGGAGGCGGCGCAGCGCATTACCGCCGCGCCCGGCACCCGCGGAGCGGGGGCGATCAGCTACGCGGTGGCCTATTACGCCGCCCCCCGGCTGCTGTTCACGGTGCAGCCGGGCAGCTTTTACCCGCCGCCCAAGGTGACCAGCGCGGTGATCCAGCTGGCGGTGCGGCCGGCCGCCGCGGTGGACACGCCGGACGAGGCAGAGTACTTCCGGCTGGTGCGGGCGGCCTTTGGGCAGCGGCGCAAAACAGCGGCAAATTCCATCAGCGCGGGGCTGGGCCTTGCAAAAGAGCGGGTGAGCGCCGCGCTGGCAGCTGCGGGCCTGCCGCCCGCGGCGCGCCCGGAGCAGCTTACCCTGCAGGACTTTTGCGCCCTGCAAAGGGCATTGAGGGGGGAAATGGTATGA
- the ctpA gene encoding carboxy-terminal processing protease CtpA has protein sequence MNKKISVSLAITIAIIAMTVTFSVTMILARQLFDQTIPSVKEKESMYSKLSEIDKYVRANYYGDIQDTTLNDMIAYGYVLGIGDKNASYYSAKQYAELLDIQNGNLLGIGVDVVKDSSGYARITEVYAGSPAEKLSLEVGGFITAIDGAEVKGMTRDNVVAKLRGEAGTEVTVSYMAPDSTTSDFTVNRSKYVIPSVTWQQLEEGYGYVRILRFDSTTLTQFSRAVNELQDQGVKALVFDVRDNAGGLLSAAVDCIDMLAPKGDLVYAEYKTGDRKLLGESDDSSISLPMVVLVNKGTASSAELFAASLRQYNGAQLVGANTMGKGTIQAEPYRMSDGSAVVITVAKMLTGTGESFDGTGLSVDVEAAQKVDAEGGELTLENDVQLQKALGTAKTLTGGGTGGSGSGTGAGSSSGEAGSGSAGGESGASGEGEDASASAAGEPASSSEG, from the coding sequence ATGAACAAAAAAATCAGCGTCAGCCTGGCTATCACCATCGCCATCATTGCCATGACGGTCACCTTTTCGGTGACCATGATCCTGGCGCGCCAGTTGTTTGATCAGACCATCCCCTCGGTCAAAGAGAAGGAGAGCATGTATTCCAAGCTCTCGGAGATCGACAAATACGTGCGCGCCAACTATTACGGCGACATCCAGGACACGACCCTGAACGACATGATCGCCTACGGGTATGTGTTGGGCATCGGCGACAAGAACGCCAGCTATTACAGCGCCAAGCAGTATGCGGAGCTGCTGGACATCCAGAACGGCAACTTGCTGGGCATTGGTGTGGACGTGGTGAAGGATTCCTCCGGCTATGCGCGCATTACCGAGGTGTACGCGGGCAGCCCCGCCGAGAAGCTGAGCCTGGAGGTGGGCGGGTTCATTACCGCCATCGACGGCGCCGAGGTGAAGGGCATGACCCGTGACAACGTGGTGGCAAAGCTGCGGGGCGAGGCGGGCACCGAGGTGACCGTGAGCTATATGGCGCCGGACTCCACCACCAGCGACTTTACCGTAAACCGCAGCAAGTATGTGATCCCCAGCGTGACCTGGCAGCAGCTGGAAGAGGGCTACGGCTATGTGCGCATCCTGCGGTTCGACAGCACCACCCTGACCCAGTTCAGCCGCGCGGTGAACGAGCTGCAGGACCAGGGCGTGAAAGCGCTTGTGTTCGATGTGCGCGACAACGCGGGCGGCCTTTTGAGCGCCGCGGTGGACTGCATTGATATGTTGGCGCCCAAGGGCGACCTGGTGTATGCCGAGTACAAGACCGGCGACCGCAAGCTGCTGGGCGAGAGCGATGATTCCAGCATCAGCCTGCCCATGGTGGTGCTGGTGAACAAGGGCACCGCCAGCAGCGCCGAGTTGTTTGCCGCCAGCCTGCGCCAGTACAACGGCGCCCAGCTGGTGGGGGCGAACACCATGGGCAAGGGCACCATCCAGGCCGAGCCGTACCGTATGTCGGACGGCAGCGCCGTGGTGATTACAGTGGCCAAAATGCTGACCGGCACGGGCGAGAGCTTTGACGGCACCGGGCTGAGCGTGGATGTGGAGGCGGCCCAAAAGGTGGATGCCGAGGGCGGCGAGCTGACACTGGAGAACGATGTGCAGCTGCAGAAGGCCCTGGGTACGGCAAAGACCCTGACAGGCGGCGGCACAGGTGGAAGCGGCAGCGGCACAGGCGCCGGCAGCTCGTCCGGCGAGGCAGGCAGCGGTTCCGCCGGCGGGGAGAGCGGCGCTTCGGGCGAAGGGGAAGACGCCTCTGCCTCCGCAGCGGGCGAGCCCGCGTCCTCCAGCGAGGGCTGA
- a CDS encoding cell division protein, whose amino-acid sequence MNWSSFKYLARQGLQSMVRNRLMSVASIGVLTVCLIITGVAALFTLNINSLMDYLGSQNEAVVYLQDDLSDEGLAQVDGALRSISGLRDVIYVTKQEALDNMKESMEDKAYLWDAFEGSDNPFSATYRVILDDVAMMPEIEPQLTAIPGVEEVMAPVQMAELFTSIHKAVTLVSVILVTVLGFVSVVVISNTIRLTVFARRKEINIMKYVGATNGFVRLPFFVEGVAAGLIAGAISSALVLGGYQLLVMYAAELPGFWGGMAANVLLPLAKLWYKVLPAFLAFGGVIGSVGTATSIRKYLKV is encoded by the coding sequence GTGAACTGGTCCAGCTTTAAATATCTGGCGCGGCAGGGGCTGCAGAGCATGGTGCGCAACCGGCTCATGAGCGTGGCCAGCATCGGCGTACTTACCGTGTGCCTGATCATTACCGGCGTGGCCGCCCTGTTTACCCTGAACATCAACAGCCTGATGGATTACCTGGGCAGCCAGAACGAGGCTGTGGTGTATTTGCAGGATGATCTGTCGGACGAGGGGCTGGCGCAGGTGGACGGCGCGCTGCGCAGCATCAGCGGCCTGCGGGACGTGATCTACGTGACCAAGCAGGAGGCGCTGGACAACATGAAGGAGAGCATGGAGGACAAGGCCTACCTGTGGGACGCCTTTGAGGGCAGTGACAACCCCTTCTCGGCCACCTACCGCGTGATCCTGGACGACGTGGCCATGATGCCCGAGATCGAGCCGCAGCTCACCGCCATTCCCGGCGTGGAAGAGGTGATGGCCCCGGTGCAGATGGCCGAGCTGTTCACCAGCATCCACAAGGCCGTGACGCTGGTGAGCGTGATCCTGGTCACGGTGCTGGGCTTTGTGAGCGTTGTGGTGATCAGCAACACCATCCGGCTGACCGTGTTTGCCCGCCGCAAGGAGATTAACATTATGAAATATGTGGGCGCCACCAACGGCTTTGTGCGCCTGCCCTTCTTTGTGGAAGGGGTGGCCGCGGGCCTGATTGCGGGGGCCATTTCCAGCGCGCTGGTGCTGGGCGGCTACCAGCTGCTGGTCATGTATGCGGCGGAGCTGCCCGGTTTTTGGGGCGGGATGGCGGCCAATGTGCTGCTGCCGCTGGCAAAGCTGTGGTACAAGGTGCTGCCCGCGTTCCTGGCGTTCGGCGGGGTGATCGGCAGCGTGGGCACTGCAACGTCCATCCGCAAGTATCTCAAAGTATAA
- a CDS encoding MFS transporter, which produces MRDLRRMDRKLSDEDALRVLRESEYGFLATVNGDGSPYAVPMAGALEGDDTLYFHCARAGQKLENLAREPRACYTCVLYAKNQPAEFTQVYASCVAEGRVRLVTDEAERQRAMQRIMEKYSAEYIGTPGYHKTMKGMPAVVILALEIEALQGKGNRGRLTEG; this is translated from the coding sequence ATGCGCGATCTGCGCCGGATGGATCGAAAATTGAGCGATGAAGACGCCCTGCGGGTGCTGCGGGAGAGCGAGTACGGCTTTCTTGCCACCGTGAACGGGGACGGCAGCCCCTATGCGGTGCCCATGGCGGGGGCACTGGAAGGGGACGATACCCTGTATTTCCACTGCGCCCGGGCCGGGCAGAAGCTGGAAAACCTTGCGCGGGAGCCGCGGGCCTGTTATACCTGCGTGCTGTATGCAAAGAACCAACCCGCCGAGTTCACGCAGGTGTATGCCAGCTGCGTGGCCGAGGGAAGGGTGCGCCTTGTGACCGATGAGGCCGAGCGCCAGCGGGCGATGCAGCGGATCATGGAAAAATATTCGGCCGAATACATTGGTACCCCCGGCTACCACAAAACGATGAAGGGCATGCCGGCGGTTGTGATCCTGGCGCTGGAGATCGAGGCCCTGCAGGGCAAGGGCAACCGGGGCCGGCTGACGGAGGGATGA
- a CDS encoding adenylosuccinate lyase has protein sequence MAHDKYISPFETRYASGEMQYIFSEDNKFRTWRRLWIALAKAEQAQGLPITDAQIAELEAHADDINYEDAVRREKECRHDVMSHVYAYGLQCPSAKGIIHLGATSCYVGDNTDVIVMRQGLELVQKKLVGVLALLAKFAAQYKDLPCLAYTHGQPAQLTTVGKRATLWMNELYMDWEELRHRTAGLALRGAKGTTGTQASFMELFEGDEQKIRAMETDITAQLGFDRVVPVSGQTYSRKVDFQVLSALSGIGQSAMKLATDLRLLANFKEMEEPFEKNQIGSSAMPYKRNPMRSERVCALARYLMVDVLNPAFTAGTQWFERTLDDSANKRIAVAEAFLAADSILNILLNVCDGLVVYPKVIRARVMAELPFMATETILMKAVKKGGDRQELHERLRRHAVAAAAQVKEEGLPNDMIRRVEADPAFGLSREEIEAELRPEAFTGRSARQVEEFLETVIAPVLAAHPEAAAQHAELSV, from the coding sequence ATGGCGCACGATAAATATATTTCGCCCTTTGAGACCCGCTACGCGAGCGGGGAAATGCAGTATATCTTTTCTGAGGACAACAAGTTCCGCACCTGGCGGCGGCTGTGGATCGCGCTGGCAAAGGCCGAGCAGGCCCAGGGCCTGCCCATCACCGACGCGCAGATCGCCGAGCTGGAGGCCCACGCCGACGACATCAACTACGAGGACGCGGTGCGCCGTGAAAAGGAATGCCGGCACGACGTGATGAGCCACGTGTACGCTTACGGCCTGCAGTGCCCGAGCGCGAAGGGGATCATCCACCTGGGGGCCACCAGCTGTTATGTGGGCGACAACACCGACGTGATCGTGATGCGCCAGGGCCTGGAGCTGGTGCAGAAAAAGCTGGTGGGTGTGCTGGCGCTGCTGGCCAAGTTCGCCGCCCAGTATAAGGACCTGCCCTGCCTTGCCTACACCCACGGCCAGCCCGCCCAGCTCACCACGGTGGGCAAGCGCGCCACCCTGTGGATGAACGAGCTGTATATGGACTGGGAGGAGCTGCGCCACCGCACGGCCGGGCTGGCGCTGCGGGGAGCCAAGGGCACCACAGGCACCCAGGCCAGCTTTATGGAACTGTTTGAGGGCGACGAGCAGAAGATCCGGGCCATGGAAACGGACATCACCGCCCAGCTGGGCTTTGACAGGGTGGTGCCGGTGAGCGGCCAGACCTACAGCCGCAAGGTGGATTTCCAGGTGCTGAGCGCCCTTTCCGGCATTGGGCAGAGCGCGATGAAGCTTGCCACCGACCTGCGGCTGCTGGCCAATTTTAAAGAGATGGAGGAGCCGTTCGAGAAAAACCAGATCGGTTCTTCGGCCATGCCCTACAAGCGCAACCCCATGCGCAGCGAGCGGGTGTGCGCCCTGGCCCGCTACCTGATGGTGGACGTGCTGAACCCCGCCTTCACCGCGGGCACCCAATGGTTCGAGCGCACGCTGGACGATTCGGCCAACAAGCGGATCGCGGTGGCCGAGGCGTTTTTGGCGGCCGATTCCATTTTGAACATCCTGCTGAACGTGTGCGACGGGCTGGTGGTGTACCCCAAGGTCATCCGCGCCCGGGTGATGGCCGAGCTGCCCTTTATGGCCACCGAGACCATTTTGATGAAGGCAGTGAAAAAAGGCGGCGACCGGCAGGAGCTGCACGAGCGGCTGCGCCGGCACGCGGTGGCCGCGGCGGCCCAGGTGAAGGAGGAGGGCCTGCCCAACGATATGATCCGGCGGGTGGAGGCGGACCCGGCCTTTGGCCTGTCCCGCGAGGAGATCGAGGCCGAGCTGCGGCCCGAGGCCTTTACCGGCCGCAGCGCCCGCCAGGTGGAAGAATTTTTGGAAACCGTGATCGCCCCGGTGCTTGCCGCCCACCCGGAGGCCGCGGCCCAGCACGCCGAGCTGAGTGTGTGA
- a CDS encoding peptidase M23, protein MLSFRVSIRRAGCALLAAVFLGFCAAPGVGAETLQEKSARLKQEYEQAQKELDAINNNKKKAQQQKQVLENQRKITEEKIETLVAIINEQIEAIALKEQAIADKQTEIDGRWEDFKARMKTMQMMHDRGAVAMIASADSLYDLLTYSTTLQQISEKDNEVLEEMSAQKAALEEERQALETAKAEQEAAKAELDKTAEQLSSNIQQQNTNISKAAADAEAQSAVVSETKKQYEKAQAEFDAWVRQNSSSGSGVCAEGFIWPLPGYGEITTYFGGTQNLGGYITNGHSGIDVRAPKGTPILAAHDGAVKSTTGHWTYGNVVMLDNGDGVTTVYAHMSSIAVGVGQQVSQGDVIGYVGSTGNSTGNHLHWEVQINGVRQNPLNYASP, encoded by the coding sequence ATGCTGTCATTCCGCGTTTCCATCCGGCGCGCAGGGTGCGCCCTGCTGGCCGCCGTTTTTTTGGGGTTCTGCGCCGCACCCGGCGTGGGAGCCGAAACCCTGCAGGAAAAAAGCGCGCGGCTTAAGCAGGAATACGAGCAGGCGCAAAAAGAGCTGGACGCCATCAACAACAACAAAAAGAAGGCGCAGCAGCAAAAGCAGGTGCTGGAAAACCAGCGCAAAATCACCGAGGAGAAGATCGAGACCCTGGTGGCCATCATCAACGAACAGATCGAGGCCATCGCCCTGAAAGAGCAGGCCATTGCAGATAAGCAGACCGAGATCGACGGCCGGTGGGAGGACTTCAAGGCCCGCATGAAGACCATGCAGATGATGCACGACCGGGGGGCGGTGGCCATGATCGCCAGCGCCGACAGCCTGTACGACCTGCTGACCTACTCCACCACCCTGCAGCAGATCAGCGAAAAGGACAATGAGGTGCTGGAGGAGATGAGCGCCCAGAAGGCCGCGCTGGAGGAGGAAAGGCAGGCGCTGGAAACGGCCAAGGCCGAGCAGGAGGCCGCGAAGGCCGAGCTGGACAAGACGGCAGAGCAGCTCTCCAGCAACATCCAGCAGCAGAACACGAACATCAGCAAGGCCGCCGCGGACGCCGAGGCGCAGAGCGCGGTGGTGAGCGAAACCAAAAAGCAGTACGAGAAGGCGCAGGCAGAGTTTGACGCCTGGGTGCGGCAAAATTCCTCGAGCGGCAGCGGCGTGTGCGCCGAGGGCTTTATCTGGCCGCTGCCCGGCTACGGAGAGATCACCACCTACTTTGGCGGCACCCAGAACCTGGGCGGCTACATTACAAACGGGCACAGCGGCATCGACGTGCGCGCGCCCAAGGGCACGCCCATCCTGGCGGCCCACGACGGCGCGGTCAAGTCCACCACCGGGCACTGGACCTACGGCAACGTGGTCATGCTGGACAACGGCGACGGCGTTACCACGGTGTACGCCCACATGAGCAGCATTGCGGTGGGGGTGGGCCAGCAGGTGAGCCAGGGCGACGTGATCGGGTATGTGGGTTCCACCGGCAACTCCACCGGCAACCACCTGCACTGGGAGGTGCAGATCAACGGCGTGCGGCAGAACCCCTTAAACTATGCCAGCCCCTGA
- the ytzG gene encoding putative RNA pseudouridine synthase YtzG, producing the protein MRLDKYLAGAMQISRSAVRALVARGAVTVDGAVCRKADMPLAGGEAVCADGKPLDREEYVYIMLHKPQGVVSASTDGRDVTVVDLLEGAYPRRKLFPAGRLDKTSTGFVLLTDDGAFAHDILSPRRHVPKTYRVRLDTPATPEMARAFEAGVVLADGQAMRPAGLLPDQADPFWATVELRQGVYHQIKRMFGVLGAGVNALHRTAIGGVELDPALAPGRWRPLTPQELERLRAAAQPRSKKKNL; encoded by the coding sequence GTGCGGCTGGATAAATACCTGGCGGGCGCCATGCAGATCTCCCGCAGCGCTGTCCGCGCCCTGGTGGCGCGGGGGGCGGTGACGGTGGATGGGGCGGTGTGCAGAAAGGCCGATATGCCCCTGGCGGGCGGCGAGGCCGTGTGCGCCGATGGCAAGCCGCTGGACCGGGAGGAATATGTATATATCATGCTGCACAAGCCCCAGGGGGTCGTGAGCGCCAGCACCGACGGCCGGGACGTGACCGTGGTGGACCTTTTGGAGGGGGCTTACCCCCGGCGGAAGCTGTTCCCCGCCGGCAGGCTGGACAAGACCAGCACCGGCTTTGTGCTGCTGACCGACGACGGGGCCTTTGCCCACGATATTTTGAGCCCCCGCCGCCATGTGCCCAAGACCTACCGGGTGCGGCTGGATACCCCCGCCACGCCCGAAATGGCGCGCGCCTTTGAGGCGGGGGTGGTTTTGGCCGACGGCCAGGCCATGCGCCCGGCGGGGCTTTTGCCGGACCAGGCCGATCCCTTTTGGGCCACGGTGGAGCTGCGCCAGGGGGTATACCACCAGATCAAGCGGATGTTCGGCGTGCTGGGCGCGGGGGTGAACGCGCTGCACCGCACCGCCATTGGCGGGGTAGAGCTGGACCCCGCCCTTGCGCCCGGCCGGTGGCGGCCGCTCACCCCGCAGGAACTGGAGCGGCTGAGAGCCGCCGCGCAGCCCCGCAGCAAAAAGAAAAATTTGTAA
- the ftsE gene encoding cell division ATP-binding protein FtsE, whose protein sequence is MIVFEHVSKIYPGGNTALKDVSLHIHKGEFAFVLGHSGAGKSTFLKLILREEKATSGRIFIGGKELSKIKEREVPYLRRNMGVVFQDFRLIPTMTAYENVAFAMRVTNIAEKKIASRVPYVFSLVGLAEKMGKYPDELSGGEQQRVALARALVHSPQLIIADEPTGNIDPELSLEMMELLTAINSVGITVVVVTHEHDLAKRFNKRVITIDHGNVVDDSASVGEVLL, encoded by the coding sequence ATGATCGTTTTTGAACATGTGAGCAAAATTTACCCCGGCGGGAACACGGCCCTGAAGGACGTGAGCCTGCACATCCACAAAGGGGAATTTGCATTCGTGCTGGGGCATTCGGGCGCGGGCAAATCCACCTTTTTAAAATTGATCCTGCGGGAGGAAAAGGCCACCAGCGGCCGCATTTTTATCGGCGGCAAGGAGCTTTCCAAGATCAAAGAGCGCGAAGTGCCCTATCTGCGCCGCAACATGGGCGTGGTATTCCAGGACTTTCGGCTGATCCCCACCATGACCGCCTACGAAAATGTGGCGTTTGCCATGCGGGTGACCAACATCGCCGAAAAAAAGATCGCCAGCCGGGTGCCCTATGTGTTCAGCCTGGTGGGGCTGGCGGAAAAGATGGGAAAATACCCGGACGAGCTTTCAGGCGGGGAGCAGCAGCGGGTGGCCCTGGCCCGGGCGCTGGTGCACAGCCCCCAACTCATCATTGCGGACGAGCCCACCGGCAACATTGACCCGGAGCTGAGCCTGGAAATGATGGAGCTGCTCACCGCCATCAACTCGGTGGGCATCACGGTGGTGGTGGTAACCCACGAGCACGATCTGGCAAAGCGCTTTAACAAGCGGGTCATCACCATTGACCACGGCAATGTGGTGGACGACTCGGCCAGTGTGGGGGAGGTGCTGCTGTGA
- a CDS encoding Zn-dependent alcohol dehydrogenase, with the protein MLAYTYTGPGRFGLLEKSKPVLLDPRDAIVRVSLASICTSDLHIKHGSVPRAVPGVTVGHELVGVVEKAGAAVTAVAPGDRVAVNVETFCGQCFFCRQGYVNNCTDPDGGWALGCRIDGGLAEYVRVPHADQGLTPIPAGVSDRQALFVGDLLATGFWAARISEITPADTVLLIGAGPTGLCTLECVLLKQPQRVIVCEKDPARRRSVRLHYPHVLTVGPEHAAAFVRANSPHGGADRVIEAAGGPATFQLAWQCARPNAIVTVVALYSEPQLLPLPQMYGKNLTFKTGGVDGCDCPEILGLIAAGRLNTLPLITHTYPLCQVDAAFELFENRRGGVIKVAIEAGTPPNAAVPPAGL; encoded by the coding sequence ATGTTAGCTTATACCTACACCGGGCCCGGCCGGTTCGGCCTGCTGGAAAAGTCAAAGCCTGTTTTGCTGGACCCGCGGGATGCGATCGTGCGGGTAAGCCTGGCCAGCATCTGCACCAGCGACCTGCACATCAAACACGGCAGCGTGCCCCGGGCGGTGCCCGGCGTCACGGTGGGCCACGAACTGGTGGGCGTTGTGGAGAAGGCGGGCGCCGCTGTGACCGCAGTGGCCCCCGGCGACCGGGTCGCCGTGAATGTGGAAACCTTTTGCGGCCAGTGCTTTTTCTGCCGGCAGGGCTATGTGAACAACTGCACCGACCCGGACGGCGGGTGGGCGCTGGGCTGCCGGATCGACGGCGGCCTGGCTGAATATGTGCGGGTGCCCCACGCGGACCAGGGCCTGACCCCCATCCCCGCGGGTGTGAGCGACCGGCAGGCCCTGTTCGTGGGCGATTTGCTGGCCACCGGCTTTTGGGCGGCCCGCATCTCCGAGATAACCCCGGCCGACACGGTGCTGCTGATCGGGGCCGGGCCCACCGGCCTTTGCACCCTGGAATGCGTGCTGCTAAAGCAGCCCCAAAGGGTCATCGTGTGCGAAAAAGATCCTGCGCGGCGCCGGTCCGTGCGCCTGCATTACCCCCACGTCCTCACGGTGGGGCCGGAACACGCAGCAGCTTTTGTGCGCGCCAACAGCCCGCACGGCGGCGCCGACCGGGTGATCGAGGCCGCGGGCGGCCCCGCCACCTTCCAGCTGGCCTGGCAGTGCGCCCGCCCGAACGCGATCGTCACGGTGGTCGCCCTTTACAGCGAGCCGCAGCTGCTGCCATTGCCCCAAATGTACGGCAAGAACCTGACCTTCAAAACCGGCGGGGTCGACGGCTGCGATTGCCCGGAAATCCTTGGGCTGATTGCCGCCGGCAGGCTCAACACCCTTCCCCTGATCACCCACACCTACCCCCTGTGCCAGGTGGATGCGGCCTTTGAACTGTTTGAAAACCGCCGGGGCGGCGTGATCAAGGTGGCCATCGAGGCCGGTACCCCACCCAATGCCGCTGTACCCCCGGCGGGCCTGTAA